The following proteins come from a genomic window of Metarhizium brunneum chromosome 2, complete sequence:
- the vph-1 gene encoding V-type proton ATPase subunit a: protein MAPKQDTPFRSADMSMVQLYVSNEIGREVVTALGELGLCQFRDLNEDVSAFQRTFTQEIRRLDNVERQLRYFHAQMEKAGISLRKLDLDTERLASPSTSEIDELAERSQKLEQRIFALNDSYETLKKREGDLTEWRWVLREAGSFFDRAHGNVEEIRASMDNDDAPLLQDIEQHHGAPEVERSFSGMNIGFVAGVITRERVAAFERILWRTLRGNLYMNQSEIPEPLIDPTNNESINKNVFVIFAHGKEILAKIRKISESMGAEVYSVDENSDLRRDQIHEVNNRLQDVQNVLRNTQATLEAELNQISQSLSAWMILIAKEKAVYSTLNLFSYDRARRTLIAEAWCPTNDMPLIRSTLQDVTNRAGLSVPSIINEIRTNKTPPTYLKTNKFTEGFQTIVNAYGTASYQEVNPAMPVFVTFPFLFAVMFGDFGHAIIMLSAALAMIYWEKSLKKVTFELFAMVFYGRYIALVMGVFSIFTGLIYNDVFSKSMTLFPSAWKYEKPDGWQPGQTIEARLNDDGYRYPFGLDWAWHNTENTLLFSNSYKMKMSIILGWAHMTYSLCFSFINARHFKKPIDIWGNFIPGMIFFQSIFGYLVVCIIYKWTVDWTNDDPNIGGQPPGLLNMLIYMFLQPGKLDIPLYKGQATVQIILLLLAFVQVPVLLFLKPFYLRWEHNRARAKGYRGIGETSRVSALDGDDENDGLVNGHGNSFDDDGEGVAMISQNINEEHEEFEFGEVMIHQVIHTIEFCLNCVSHTASYLRLWALSLAHQQLSIVLWDMTLGPTLKMSGALGVIMIVAGFYLWFFLTIAILVCMEGTSAMLHSLRLAWVESFSKFAEFAGWPFAPFSFNTLLEETEELKEFLG from the exons atggctccCAAACAGGACACGCCCTTCCGCTCGGCGGATATGAGTATGGTGCAGTTGTATGTCTCCAACGAAATCGGTCGGGAGGTCGTCACTGCCCTTGGTGAGCTTGGATTGTGCCAGTTCCGAGAT CTCAACGAGGATGTAAGCGCCTTCCAGCGAACCTTTACGCAAGAGATCCGACGCCTTGACAATGTGGAGCGACAGCTGC GGTATTTTCATGCTCAGATGGAGAAAGCCGGGATTTCTCTTCGCAAGCTCGATTTGGACACGGAAAGACTAGCCTCTCCGTCCACATCTGAAATTGACGAACTCGCAGAGCGAAGCCAGAAGCTTGAACAACGAATTTTTGCTTTGAACGACAGCTACGAGACTCTGAAAAAGCGAGAAGGCGACCTCACCGAATGGAGGTGGGTTTTGCGAGAGGCTGGGAGCTTCTTTGATCGCGCCCACGGCAACGTCGAGGAGATTCGCGCCTCAATGGACAACGATGATGCTCCACTTCTTCAGGACATTGAGCAGCACCACGGTGCCCCTGAGGTTGAGCGATCATTTTCCGGCATGAACATTGGATTCGTGGCTGGCGTCATTACTAGAGAGCGTGTTGCGGCCTTTGAGCGTATTCTTTGGCGAACACTTCGTGGTAACTTGTACATGAACCAGTCCGAGATCCCTGAGCCACTCATCGACCCTACCAACAACGAATCTATCAACAAGAATGTCTTTGTCATCTTCGCCCATGGCAAGGAGATTCTGGCCAAGATTCGAAAGATCTCCGAATCTATGGGCGCTGAGGTCTACAGCGTTGACGAGAACAGCGATCTTCGACGCGACCAAATCCATGAAGTTAACAACCGATTGCAGGATGTCCAGAACGTTCTGCGAAACACCCAGGCCACGCTGGAAGCCGAGTTGAACCAAATCTCTCAGTCTCTTTCTGCGTGGATGATTCTCATTGCGAAGGAGAAGGCGGTCTACAGTACTCTGAACCTGTTTTCTTACGACCGTGCCCGCCGAACCTTGATTGCTGAGGCTTGGTGTCCCACCAATGACATGCCCTTGATTCGATCAACTCTTCAGGATGTCACCAACAGAGCTGGCCTCTCAGTTccctccatcatcaatgaGATTCGGACAAACAAGACACCTCCAACCTATCTGAAGACGAACAAGTTTACTGAGGGATTCCAGACCATTGTTAACGCCTACGGTACTGCCAGTTATCAGGAAGTCAACCCGGCCATGCCGGTCTTTGTTACATTTCCTTTCCTCTTTGCCGTCATGTTTGGTGATTTTGGCcacgccatcatcatgttgTCAGCGGCTCTTGCCATGATTTACTGGGAGAAGTCGCTTAAAAAGGTGACGTTTGAGCTCTTTGCCATGGTCTTTTACGGCCGATACATTGCCTTGGTCATGGGCGTGTTCTCCATTTTCACCGGTCTGATCTACAACGATGTGTTTTCAAAGTCTATGACCCTCTTCCCCAGCGCCTGGAAGTATGAGAAACCCGATGGCTGGCAACCTGGCCAGACTATCGAAGCGAGGCTAAACGACGACGGCTACCGATATCCCTTTGGTCTTGACTGGGCTTGGCATAACACAGAGAACACTCTACTCTTCAGCAACAGCTACAAAATGAAGATGAGCATCATTCTCGGCTGGGCTCACATGACTTACTCGCTCTGTTTCTCTTTCATCAATGCCAGGCATTTCAAAAAGCCCATCGACATTTGGGGTAACTTTATTCCCGGCATGATTTTCTTCCAGTCCATCTTTGGTTATCTGGTCGTATGCATCATTTACAAGTGGACCGTCGATTGGACCAACGATGACCCGAACATTGGTGGGCAGCCACCCGGCCTCTTGAACATGCTCATTTACATGTTCCTCCAGCCTGGAAAATTGGACATTCCACTCTACAAAGGTCAAGCCACTGTCCAGATCATCCtcctgcttcttgcctttgTTCAGGTCCCCgttctcctcttcctcaagcCATTCTACCTCCGCTGGGAGCACAACAGGGCGCGCGCCAAGGGCTATCGCGGTATTGGCGAGACGTCCCGCGTTAGTGCAttggatggcgatgatgagaaCGATGGTCTGGTCAACGGCCACGGCAATAGctttgatgacgatggcgaaGGCGTGGCTATGATCTCGCAGAATATTAACGAAGAGCACGAGGAGTTTGAATTTGGCGAAGTCATGATTCATCAAGTTATTCACACTATTG AATTTTGCTTAAACTGCGTGTCTCACACGGCCTCGTACCTCCGTCTGTGGGCTCTATCACTCGCCCACCAGCAGCTCAGCATTGTGCTCTGGGACATGACGCTCGGCCCTACCCTCAAGATGTCTGGCGCCCTTGGTGTGATTATGATTGTTGCTGGTTTCTACCTCTGGTTCTTCCTCA CAATTGCTATTTTGGTCTGTATGGAAGGCACCAGTGCCATGTTGCACTCCCTCCGACTGGCATGGGTCGAGTCCTTTTCCAAGTTCGCCGAGTTTGCAGGATGGCCGTTTGCGCCGTTTTCATTCAATACGCTGTTGGAAGAGACGGAGGAACTGAAAGAGTTTTTGGGATGA
- the YSH1 gene encoding Endoribonuclease YSH1 — protein sequence MASKRKASAMNAAAAAAEEPVDPSDELMFLCLGGGNEVGRSCHIIQYKGKTVMLDAGQHPAYDGLAALPFYDDFDLSTVDVLLISHFHVDHAASLPYVLAKTNFRGRVFMTHPTKAIYKWLIQDSVRVGNTSSNSTTQPVYTEQDHLNTFSQIEAIDYHTTHTISSIRITPYPAGHVLGAAMFLIEIAGLNIFFTGDYSREQDRHLVSAEVPKDVKIDVLITESTYGIASHVPRLEREQALMKSITGILNRGGRALLPVFALGRAQELLLILDEYWGKHPEFQKYPIYYASNLARKCMVVYQTYVGAMNDNIKRLFRERMAEAEASGDGAGQGGPWDFKYIRSLKNLDRFDDVGGCVMLASPGMLQSGVSRELFERWAPSEKNGVIITGYSVEGTMARQIMQEPDQIPAVMSRHLAAGRRAPGGESERVLIPRRCSVAEYSFAAHVDGVENREFIEEVAAPVVILVHGEQHNMMRLKSKLLSLNASKTTKVKVYSPRNCEELRIPFKGDKMAKVVGKLASIPPPQDVNVDSASAPLVTGVLVQNDFKLSLMAPEDLREYAGLNTTTITCKQRLTLSAAGIELIKWALEGTFGTVEELPEMRRAQTANSNGVKNGTASEAAEDDEEEEYKPEEPADEEVAALVAAYLVMGCVTVRYRNNGEVELEWEGNMLNDGIADSVMAVLFSVESSPAAVKRSSKQHSHSHELVTNGTNPHAHPSAEDRLERLFWFLEAQFGADNVSPVETPRLPESESQDESMDVDGASTDVEERKRKELERLHKIGIPVPGVSIKVDKMLATVWLEDLEVECTNKVFADRVRAVVERGVEVSAPLWG from the exons ATGGCTTCAAAACGAAAAGCGTCGGCAATGAatgcggctgcggctgcggccgAGGAGCCCGTCGACCCTTCCGATGAACTCATGTTTCTCTGTCTAGGTGGCGGCAACGAAGTCGGTCGATCGTGCCATATTATTCAATACAAGGGCAAAACCGTCATG CTCGACGCTGGGCAACACCCTGCGTACGACGGACTTGCAGCCCTCCCATTCTACGACGATTTCGATCTCAGCACCGTAGATGTACTTCTCATTAGCCA TTTCCATGTCGACCATGCTGCCTCATTACCTTACGTCCTCGCCAAGACTAATTTCCGCGGCCGTGTCTTCATGACGCATCCGACCAAAGCCATCTACAAATGGCTTATTCAAGACAGCGTCCGAGTCGGCAATACGTCTTCAAATTCCACAACGCAGCCAGTATACACGGAGCAAGATCACTTGAATACCTTTTCTCAAATAGAAGCCATCGACTACCACACCACTCACACCATCTCTTCCATCCGAATCACTCCATACCCTGCTGGCCATGTGTTGGGGGCGGCCATGTTCCTCATCGAGATTGCCGGGCTCAACATCTTCTTTACCGGAGACTACTCCCGCGAGCAAGATCGGCATTTGGTCTCTGCTGAAGTACCCAAGGACGTCAAAATTGATGTCCTCATCACAGAATCGACGTATGGCATCGCCTCCCACGTTCCCCGGCTGGAGCGCGAGCAAGCCCTAATGAAGTCCATCACTGGCATTCTAAATAGAGGCGGCCGCGCGCTACTGCCCGTCTTTGCGCTTGGGCGAGCACAAGAACTCCTCCTCATTTTGGACGAATACTGGGGAAAGCACCCCGAGTTCCAAAAATACCCCATCTACTATGCGAGTAATCTCGCCAGAAAATGCATGGTTGTCTATCAAACATATGTCGGCGCCATGAACGATAACATCAAGCGTCTTTTCCGAGAGCGCatggccgaagccgaagccagCGGAGAtggtgctggccaaggaggaccGTGGGATTTCAAGTACATCCGATCGCTCAAGAACCTGGACCGTTttgacgacgtcggcggcTGCGTTATGCTCGCCAGTCCCGGTATGCTTCAAAGCGGTGTTAGCAGAGAGCTCTTTGAAAGATGGGCGCCCAGCGAGAAAAATGGCGTCATCATCACAGGTTATAGCGTCGAGGGCACAATGGCCCGGCAAATCATGCAGGAACCGGACCAAATCCCAGCAGTCATGTCTCGTCACCTCGCCGCAGGACGAAGAGCCCCAGGCGGAGAGTCGGAGAGGGTTCTCATTCCCCGACGATGCAGCGTTGCAGAATACTCGTTCGCTGCACAcgttgatggcgttgagAACCGAGAGTTCATCGAGGAAGTAGCCGCACCGGTCGTC ATCCTTGTCCATGGCGAACAACATAACATGATGCGTCTCAAATCCAAACTCCTCTCCCTCAACGCctccaaaaccaccaaagTAAAAGTCTACTCCCCCCGGAACTGCGAAGAACTGCGTATCCCCTTCAAAGGCGATAAAATGGCCAAGGTCGTCGGCAAACTCGCTTCTATCCCGCCCCCCCAAGACGTCAATGTCGACAGCGCCTCCGCGCCCCTCGTAACAGGAGTCCTTGTCCAAAACGACTTCAAGCTCTCCCTCATGGCGCCCGAAGACCTCCGTGAATACGCAGGCCTCAACACAACCACCATCACCTGCAAGCAGCGCCTCACCCtcagcgccgccggcatcgagCTCATCAAGTGGGCGCTTGAGGGCACATTCGGCACCGTCGAAGAACTACCCGAAATGCGACGGGCCCAGACGGCCAATAGCAACGGCGTCAAGAACGGCACCGCCTCagaagccgccgaggacgacgaggaggaggagtaCAAGCCCGAAGAACCGGCGGATGAAGAAGTCGCCGCCCTAGTGGCAGCATACCTCGTCATGGGCTGCGTGACAGTCCGGTACCGCAACAACGGCGAGGTCGAGCTCGAGTGGGAGGGCAACATGCTCAACGACGGCATCGCCGActccgtcatggccgtcCTGTTCAGCGTCGAGTCctcccccgccgccgtcaagcgCTCCTCAAAACAGCACTCCCACTCCCACGAACTCGTGACCAACGGGACAAACCCCCACGCCCACCCCTCGGCGGAAGATCGCCTCGAACGGCTATTCTGGTTCCTCGAGGCCCAGTTCGGCGCGGACAACGTATCGCCCGTCGAAACACCCCGCCTCCCCGAATCAGAATCCCAAGACGAGTCCATGGACGTAGATGGCGCGAGCACAGACGTGGAAGAGCGTAAAAGGAAGGAACTTGAGCGCTTGCACAAGATTGGTATTCCCGTGCCCGGCGTGTCGATCAAGGTGGACAAGATGCTGGCGACGGTGTGGCTGGAAGACCTGGAGGTGGAGTGTACGAATAAGGTGTTTGCAGACCGAGTGAGAGCCGTGGTGGAACGGGGCGTGGAAGTCTCGGCGCCGCTTTGGGGAtaa
- the YLR352W gene encoding F-box protein YLR352W, with protein sequence MARALSPSDTASRSSFSSVRENDDGLAQTFTRSKVSSYIEAPEDVFDESPISELPQPSFQAPLTQPQSKLHGFWYPPDSFKGWREIPIKGKKASRSFDDLRKLGMSWESPPASPAPVKKHHTGSYAIGDAPLERLPSEVLASIIDLLVVEIPPNGLTTRNTDLMALLLTSRSIHATTLTTLYRHVTIPHSRIFRKFLNTISEYPSLATIVRRLDFSHFNPSMLFSTASERAKTQNLTTDTLAQCLELTPYLQEFLAQEYIDTDLGPPVLRKLFFDMPNLRALDFCGCSSTVFKNSFNAILENSWPDELFITRLSFHKCLGLPSTVFETILPRLGKLTHLDVAGTRITDEALERIPLTAELTHLNLAKCKELSADCVVKFVTSHPSTKDSLVFLSLATDPTNHLLLGKDDIDGLLPRLPKTLKSLSLRGSRMHASHIPELTRLAQTLEELAVGRGLEMSDIHKLFCHGQEWLQHNLRFLDICDIETIIGSASTLLAPASAPLHVIEIAERAYERAAKVNKNLQRVGWVAKEFGSRYWLVRMNADGSTRDNGGRWWKMGAESWGMRKVPVAIAEVGGMYGSFMFGRRV encoded by the coding sequence ATGGCTCGGGCTCTCTCTCCATCAGACACTGCTTCGCGatcttccttctcttctgtcCGGGAAAACGATGATGGGCTTGCCCAGACCTTTACTCGATCCAAAGTCTCGTCCTACATTGAGGCACCCGAGGATGTTTTCGACGAGTCTCCCATTTCTGAGCTTCCTCAGCCTTCTTTCCAGGCGCCCTTGACGCAACCACAAAGTAAGCTTCATGGTTTTTGGTACCCGCCAGACAGCTTCAAAGGGTGGAGGGAAATCcccatcaagggcaagaaggcgAGCCGGAGCTTCGATGATTTGCGCAAGCTGGGCATGAGCTGGGAGTCGCCACCTGCATCTCCCGCCCCGGTCAAAAAGCATCACACCGGTAGCTATGCCATTGGCGATGCTCCCCTCGAAAGGCTTCCCAGCGAGGTTCTTGCCTCCATCATTGACTTGCTAGTGGTTGAAATTCCTCCCAACGGACTGACCACGCGCAATACGGACTTGATGGCATTGCTTCTCACATCTCGATCTATTCATGCCACCACACTCACCACACTGTATCGCCACGTCACTATTCCTCACTCGCGGATTTTTCGCAAATTTCTCAACACCATATCTGAGTACCCTTCTCTGGCCACCATCGTTCGACGGCTCGACTTTAGTCACTTCAACCCGTCCATGCTATTTTCCACCGCTAGCGAACGTGCCAAGACGCAAAATCTCACCACTGATACCCTCGCCCAGTGTCTTGAGCTGACTCCCTACCTCCAAGAGTTTTTAGCCCAGGAGTACATCGACACCGATCTCGGACCACCCGTCCTTCGCAAATTGTTCTTCGACATGCCTAACTTGCGGGCGTTGGACTTTTGTGGCTGCTCATCCACAGTGTTCAAGAACTCTTTCAATGCAATTCTTGAAAACTCTTGGCCTGATGAGCTCTTTATTACTAGGCTTTCCTTTCACAAGTGCCTCGGTCTCCCATCGACAGTCTTCGAAACCATTCTGCCTCGACTGGGCAAACTGACCCATCTGGATGTAGCCGGCACACGCATTACCGACGAGGCCCTGGAAAGGATCCCTCTAACTGCGGAACTGACGCACCTAAACCTTGCTAAGTGCAAGGAGCTGTCCGCTGATTGCGTGGTCAAATTCGTTACGTCTCATCCTTCCACCAAAGACTCGCTTGTCTTCTTGAGCTTGGCTACCGATCCGACCAATCACCTGCTGCTTGGTAAGGACGATATCGATGGCCTTCTTCCGCGGTTGCCCAAGACGCTCAAGTCTCTCAGCTTGCGTGGCAGCAGAATGCACGCCTCTCACATCCCTGAACTCACCCGCCTCGCTCAGACACTCGAGGAGCTTGCCGTCGGTCGTGGTTTGGAGATGAGTGACATTCACAAGTTGttctgccatggccaggaaTGGCTCCAGCATAATCTGAGATTCCTCGATATTTGCGACATTGAGACGATTATTGGCAGTGCGAGCACCTTGCTCGCGCCCGCCTCCGCTCCGCTCCACGTTATTGAGATCGCAGAGCGAGCTTACGAACGcgctgccaaggtcaacaagAACCTTCAGCGAGTTGGCTGGGTTGCCAAGGAGTTTGGTAGCCGCTACTGGTTGGTGCGCATGAATGCGGATGGCTCTACGCGAGACAATGGTGGGCGATGGTGGAAGATGGGTGCGGAAAGCTGGGGTATGAGGAAGGTTCCCGTCGCAATAGCAGAAGTGGGTGGAATGTATGGCTCATTTATGTTCGGGCGACGGGTTTAA